TGTATGCACGCTCTATGACGTCTTCAGACGTCTGCCCATCGCAAGAACTGTGGTCCCGGTGAATTCTTCGGAGCGGGACCAAGCCAAACATCTCCTGCCCCTCGTGCCTGAGGGAAGTGTCTTGCTCCTGGATCGAGGTTACCCAGGATATGAATTTCTCAGCTACCTTTTGGACAAGTTCAAAGGCTATTTCGTGATACGTTGCCCCGCAACGTCCACCTTCGCCACAGTAAAGGAATTCATTCGGAGCGGGAAGAGCGAAGCCGAAATCGTGATTCCTCCGACATCGAACTATCTCAGCCAGGTGACGGCTGAACAACGAAAGGCCGCCAAGCCCATCAGAGTGAGAGTCATCAGACTGTCCAATCCTGACGGAACCCTCTCGGTTCTCCTGACGAATCTTTACGACAAGGTGGAGTTTCCGAGACAGGAGATCACTGACCTCTATTTCAGGCGATGGGAAATCGAGAGCTATTTCCGGGATGAAAAGATTGGGCTCGAAATCGAAAAATTTCATGGCAAAACCTGCAACAGCGTCCTGCAAGAACTCTTTGCAGCTGCGATCATGGCTGTGATCTCAAGAACTCTCATGGCCATTTCCACCCAGTTACTCGGTGGAGAGCTCGGAGAACCTCAGTTCAAGAATGCGGTCATGACGCTCGCGTCTGAAGCCGCCGTGCTCGCCGCAGACGATCCTGAAAGAGCCATCGAAATCTTTCAGGATATTCTCAAAGAAATCTATCGTGTCAAATACTATCGACCAAACAGTCAGCGACCACCCCAACCAAGGGTGAACAAGCAAAGCAAAAACAAATGGCTTTACCGCAGGTACAAAAATGTCCCCGCAGCTTAAGTCAACAGCATTGGGTGGCCGGCCGGGTCATGGCACAACACGATCGAAAGAGGCTGTTGCCCTGCGCTATGATACCATAGCGCCGTGAACTGATGTATCAGGAGCTTAGTTTGTTTTCCATAGCAGAAGACCCTAATCTCATTCCACCCCAGATTGGGGTCCTGGAACATCGTTTCCAGGGAGGGCAGTCGAGCGCCTCTCTTGCGAGGTCTGCCCATCACTGTAAATGGAGCAGGTTCCAGCACAGCGAACAAAGCTGCATCCTTTCTCAGCCTCCCTGTAATGTGCACATTCTTGGGTCGTGCTTTGAGGATGGTATCGCAGCAGTATCCCAGGTCGAACACAATTCTCAGTCTTTCTCCCTCTTGGAGCCATGAATGAGTCAGATTTATAAGATCCAATCCAAGTTCGGGTTTTGTCTTGTAGGGCAGGCTCTTGGGATTAAACTTGGCCTTTGGCGGCCACCAAAGGCGGGCAGCGTATGGCAGACAAAACATGCGATCGCTGATGCCGGGAAGGCGAATCGCCAGTCCTATGATGACAAAGCACACTCCATACCCCTTTTGCTTAGTATGCTTTGGGAGTGAACCATCATGCTGCCAGCCCGCGCCACAGATCTTCTTGCCAGTGTGCTTGTTCAAGGTGTCGTCAATCACCACAAGGATCTCGATCCCTTCTGCAATCAGCGTTTCTACCAACATTCTGAAGACGAAATAGGAGACAAAGTCAGTCTCCCATCGTCCCTTGCCGAGGAATCGGTAGATGCTGGCGAAGTGCTTGGATTCATGGAGTCTCATGGTCAGAATCACCTGGCTGATAGTGTGCTTGCCCATAGTGAGCACCCAACCGACCACCAGCGCAACGAAGATACGGAAACTCGGTGCGCTGAAACACGCTCTGAAATGAATCTCGTCAATCCCGAACGGATCTGGTATAGATCTCTTCAACTGGCGTTCCTCCTTCCCAGAATCTTTACACAAAACCGGGTATGTGCGGAACGCCTTATTTTTTCAAGGATTATCTCACCATCTAACCGTCCAGAATACAAAAAGGGCGAAACTATAGCCTCTATAGCAATCGCCAAAATTAATGTCCGATTTAGGACAGGAGTGTTAGTGGGTGCCGGCCTCCGTGCCGGCACATTTTTTAACATGATCGATGATATCGATAGAATGGACCGGAAGGGAGAGACTGTCTCAAAATTCTCGAATACACAAAAATCGTGCCACGATTCATCGTCCTTGTAGGGGCAGGTCTCGTGCCAGCCCTCCTGCAATGACCGGCACGGAGGCTGGTCACTACCGGGCACCCACGAGGGGCGCCCCTACAATCAGGCCGTGAAGATCATGAGAAGTTCGTGCCACGATTTGGGATAAATTTTGATTTTGAGACACTTTCGGGACGCCGGTCTCCACTAATATCTTGCACTGGAGCGTGGGATAAACGTCAGAATTTTTGGCAACGGTCCTAATACTAAATGCCCCCCCGATTCTCCAAAAATGCTGCACACGCGAAAAGACCCTCCGCAATGGGAGGGTCTTCCTGTTCTTGAAGCATCATATTCTCTGGGATGCGAAATTCCCCACGAATTTTCTGAAAGCGACTTCGTATCGCTCTGGGATGATAAGCAAACCGGGTTTAATAATAGTATACCAGTTCGCCGAACCAACCGCCCATGGCAACGTCTACTTCTGCACGCCAAGGCGTTCCCACAGTAATTTGTCCATTTGTGACTGTCAAGACTGTCGTCCAATCCTTGAACTGGATTGTCGTGCTTCGATAACCCGATCGAAGCGCCACAACACCGAGCACGGTTTCAACTGTCTTGACTCCCCCTGCAATCTCCCAGTCTGTCACATTGGTTCCCGCTATGGACCACCTGGCTCGACCTTCTGCAATGGGTGAAAAACCGTACGCATTATATGTAGGACAAAGCACCACATGAAAACCCAGGGTAAGCGCTGATGGACCGCTGACTTCGGTCGTTCTCCACACACTCGGACCGGTGATTATTCCCGACACATTCAGAGTAGGGCGGTACAGATCGTAATCCATATCGATCCCTATCCTGGAACAACTCCAGCGAAACACGTCAAAGTCGCCACCAATGCGTAGTCCTGTATAATCGAATGCAGCTTGTCCTACTGTTCCTCCCGGAAGAGGTGGAGCCGCCGCTGAGCCTTCTCCGCCTTTGAAGTAACGCATTCCGTAATTCAGTCGTGCAGAGAACGGCCCCACTTGCAGTCTCACCATTGCATCCAGAAATGTCGCGGACCGCTCCATTCCCCAGTCATCTCGGAATTGAAAAGTTTGGAATGCTGCGGGAATTGTTTCCTTGCCCTTCAGGAGTTGCACCCAGATCAGTGACGCTTTCGCTTCGCCTTGCAGGGGAGGAAACGAAAAAACCGGTGAAAAGGGATTAGCCAACCCGGGAAACACCTGAGCCATGCAAGGAGTTATCCCTGATTGCAACAAAAAAAGCACGCAAACGACACCCAGAACCATTTTGGACAAAGAATACCTACACAATTTGGCTCGCCTTTCCCTGGGGATAATGGTCCTAATTATTAACTGAGAAGAGGTTCATAGTCAATGAAAAGCAGTAGACCTCTTCGATTCTTTTTTCGTGGGGTATATCACTAGTGCGGCAACTACGGATAAGTCGTTCGTCAAGTTTTTTGCTTGGAATTCCAATGTATTATTCTCGTTTTTCACGTTCCGTTACTTCACTGGGAACCTAACTTACGTCGGCTCGGTAGTTCAATTTTTACTCAAGTTACGCGTTTTGTTTGCCTAATTCGCTGTCTCATGCGCGTACGCTTCGAGAAGGCCCGTAAATAAGGACTGACACACTGTCAGCAGAAATTCTGCTCCTTATTTGAAAAATTCTTTAAGAAAAATCGTAACCAGTCCGTTTTTCTTGAAGATCTTTTTGCGGCTTGAAATGGCGATATCATGCGGTAGCTCATTCAATTTCACCGGCGTAATCCGAGCCGGCAGAAGGTAAAAAAAATCTTGACAACCCTTGGCATTTTGTAGAATTGTAACCTATGTCCCCTTTAAATGTTCGGGTGCGATGAATAAAAGTTAAATTGGCCTGGGAAAACGGTCTATACCGTTTCTATTTAAGTGCGATTGCAGATACTTGGGGTATGGTAAGTTGATGAACAAATACAAGCTGCTTACATGGCAGTCTAGTTGTCTACTGATATTCCTCCTGTGCATTACCTTGTCAGGATGCATAGGACTCATGCCTTCGCCTTTCAGACCATCACCCGGACCGCAGAAAACCCCTCAAGCATACGATTTGGCGCAGGCTTTCGATATCGCATGCAGGAATTATCGCTTGGGGCCGGGCGACAATCTGCGAGTTCTTTTTCAGACGGAATGGAGTATACCCAGAGGTACCTATACCCTTGACACCCTCGATGAAATCGAAGTGGAATTTATTCTCGATCCTGCATTGAACAGAAAAGCAGTGATCAGGCCCGACGGAATGATCACTCTTCCGGGTATCGGAGAAGTCCAGGCCGCTGGGGTGACTCCGGACCATCTCGCCAAAATCATCTCAGAGAAATACCAGGAAACGGAGATCTTTGGAAAAGAAGATGACAGGCAGCTCAAGCAATATAAGCTTGTGACTGTTCATGTTCTCAGTTTTTATCAAAAGGTTAAGAGACTTGTAGAATCGCTGACTACGCTTACTGGGGGGCAGCAACTGACAGTAGTCGTTAATCCTGACGGCAATATCGATCTACCCCTTCTGGAACAGAGAATATTGGCTGCCGGGAGTACGGTAAGAGAAGTCGAAAAAACCGTTAATACCCTGTACAGGCGAGGTCCGCTTCAGCATGTGGTTGCATCGGTTTCTCTGCAAGAGGGGAAATCGCGAAAAGTGTACGTAATGGGAGAAGTCACCCGACCCGGAGCATACGACATAACCCAGCCGATAACTGCCCTGCATGCAATAGCTCTTGCGGGTGGTCATAATTCCAGGACTGCCGATCTCACGAGTGTAATTCTCGTTTCAAAGGATATTTACGGGAAACCTATTGGAAGACGACTGGATCTCAAGAAGATTCTTGACGTGGGGGACATGGGGTCAGCGATCATGGTCAAACCATACGATGTTCTTTTCGTTCCGAACACTTACGTGGCTGACCTGAGACTTTTCATGGAACAATATATTCTGACGATAACAGACTTTGCGACCTTGAGGAACTTGATCAACCAGTAGGGACTGAAAGTCGGAAGTCGTTTTCCTTCAGGATCAGGGGGAACACGGCCTTGTTCTTCCAGTGAACGATATGCCGCGAAATTAAGCATGAATCAACAATATATTACAAATAGTTGCGGTCATTCACATCTCTATAATGTCGGTCCTGTGCTTTGGCCAAATGATCGCAGCGGGCGGAAAGTAAAATGATACCACCTGTTTTCTTAAATGGGGTAAGAGTCCCTGAGGAGACTTCCCGGGCACTCATGAATTCCATGGGGCCGTTGCATGGGATTTGCGATCATTGCGGGGGGTCTGTTGTAGAAATCAAAAGCGTAATCATTGGCACCCAACCGACTCCGTTGTTCCGTATCTGGTGTTCGACCTGCGGACGGTATGGTGACGTGGTTCACGAATTTCCCTCTGATTGGTACAAACGCCTTCTCCGCTCCGTGGAACTTCAGGTCCAAAGGATCTTTTAGCAAGAAAGACTTTGAAGATCGCAAATCGCTCCTTCTGCGACGCTTCCCGCTGCGTGGAGCCGCATGGCGACGGGCTTGCCTCGATGAACGAGTGCTGCTGAAGTCATGTATTCTTAGCTGAAATTGCTCCTTATACCGATTCGCTTTTCTTCTCATAATCTGGGAGGCTGGAGGTATCCTTCATTCCGGACGACGCAAAGCCGTCTGATCACTCCGCCTCAGGACACCCCAGCCTTCGCTATGTTATGTGCATAACTGCGAAATGGTATTATAGCTTTGTCCGAGGCAGTTTTGACGTTCGAATCTGTGTACTATCATCTCGTCTCGTCCGAGCGGGACTCACCTTCCGAAGAAAGCCAGGCAGATCGGATACACTAACAATCAGCATCAATACAAGGTATAATGTTTATACAATGATGGTAAGATACTCTGATCTACTTTTGCGAAGCTATTTATTGTTTTCAAGGTTGACATTGTCAGGCATCATAGAGTTTTACTGATGTGCATGCTTTGATACCATGCATTCGCCTTATTTCGAGATAATATTCTTCAATTGTTGGTTCCGGTAGAGTACTGCAGATAACCTCTGTACAACTGGTTAAGTGAATCATATTCTTGCTGAAAACTGATTTTCAGGGCTGACATTTTTTTCTGTTCCTCCTGATGACCGCAAAGATAAGCGTTTTCTTCCAGAATCCCTGCCAGTGCGATCAAGCTCGTCGTGATCTCTTCCGCCCCATGTCGGTAATGAGCATTTTTTGACATTAGCCGCAGTATTTCACTTTTCAGGTATTCTTCCGTTTCTCTTTTCAGACAGGATTGAGGATTGTCGAAGGCCCAACAGATCAGCCTGTAATAATTGGGCCAGGGTCTGGCATGCACTAATTGCTTCAGTTTTTCTCCCAACCGGGGGGGAACGTGCTGGGCTTCAAAATGTGACTGCATTGCTTCGCTGCGTATTCTCGTTTCCTCGTCGGGGTACCAAATGCCATCATAATCTGAGGAATCCAGCGCCCTGCGATATAGGATGTCAGTCCTGCGCACGAGCACCAGGGAATAATCATCACTAAAAATACATCCCCATCGACCGGTTTTGAGCAATGACATTCCCAGGTTAAAATCATATGGATAGGTAGTCAGTACAATGTAAGATACGCCATACTTGTCCAGAAGTCCCTCCGGTTCCTCACGTGATTCCTGAGCCACCCCCATGATGATGAAATAATCTTTGATGATCTGAGGAGGGAAAAAGGACTGATCCCGAGTATCCATAAAAAGCTGAAGTTTGGGCGTATAAAAAAGGAGATAAGACGAGATTTCCCATCCGGCCAGGGTCCGCCCTTCTAATCGGTTCTTTTCGATGAACGACACCAGTCTGCTCGAGAATGTGTCGTAGCTCATGAAATCTCGGAGAAGAGACCGAGGTGGTCTGAGCGGATTATGCGGTGAATACGGTAAGACAACTGTTACAACAAAAAGCCAACACGAACTTATCAGCGCTAGGGCGACTGCTGTAATGGAGCCTGTTCTGAATATCCTCGAGGCAGTGAGGTCTCCGAATCTTTCTTTGGCTGTAATTGCCAAGCTTTGAATCGAAAGCGTCACGAGAACAGAGACTGCAGGGACAAAAGCCATCGCAGCAAAAAGAATGAATCTCCTGTGCTTCAAGGAGAGCACGAGTAAAACCAGAAGCACCATAGCTTCCATAATCAGATCGCAGGGGATTGTCGCCAATTCCTTGTGGATGCTGAATTCACGATTGACCGCATGAATTCGGGATTCGTCGAAAACTCTAGATTCCGTATGAGCTGTTTCACCTGTTTGCGAATCACGCTGTTCCTTTCTGAAGCCTGTCCACACCACAAGCATTGCGAAAACGACCAGCATCAGAAGACTCAAATAGGGGAACTGGGATCCGGTGCCCACAATTCTCACGCCCGCATCAGTGAAGTTCAGGAGTGAAAGCCAATCACTTGAATTCGATGTGACTATGCCGGTTCCCACCTGAGTAAAAGGCATCACGAGATTAGTGATTCCGTACGGATTGAAAAAAGCGCTCATGGCAATACTTGCAAATGCGACGAACCACCATTGCGCTACAAGAGATTCTCGGCTTCTGAGACACGAAGAAGGCAGAATTCCTAAACCGGCCCGCAAGCTTACCAGACAGGCTTTCGCAATCACAAGAGCAAGACCGAGCATAAATGAACCGTGGAAATTGCTCCAGATGCCTATGACCACAGGTACGCCGTATAACCGTATGCGATCCGACCAAAAGGTATCGGAAAGCAGACTGACGAGGATCAGCAGATAAAATATCCCGAAATTTTCGGCTCTAATCGTGAGGAAGGGACTTGCTGCGAAGAGCCCGGCGAACAAGCTGAAGAGAGCAACGTCAATGCCGGCACCCAGCCTCCGGCACCGGTAATAGAGAAATGCCGAACAGAAGAATAACAAAAGAGCTTTGATCAGTACGGGTCCGGATTCCTCGAAATGGCTGTAAACGATGTAATAGAGAAGATGACTCAGCCAATTCTGATCCACCCAAAGACCGGCCGAGTTGGTGAACGACCAATGGCACGGGACCGCCATGCCTTCGCTCAGAATGCGTTTTCCTGCTGCGAACCCGAGAAACAAATCCGAATTGAGACCGATATTCCCGACAGCTACGAGATACGTCACGGCTACGGCACAGATCAGCGATGCTCTTCTCACCCAAATGACTCGGCTGTCTGCACCTGTCATAGGAGAATTCATGCTCTTGGCGGAACCCTTTCTTCGTCCGTGACGGTCGTGATGAGTTTTGTATCCGGTGGGCCGCATTATGGCATATTTCGCGCCCGGCGAGTGTCAAAAGTTTGAGGCAATCAAAGAAGGAAAATTCGGGGAAACCCTTCTTGTAAGAAGTGTTTCCCCGAGCCCCATCCCAAGAACTTCTAGCATTTGTCTGAGTTATCGTTTTTTCATCAGAAAAAAACGATAACTCAGACAAAGTGTTAAAAGTTTTTGGAAGGGCTTGGGGAACCTTTTTGCAAAAAGGTTCCCCAAATCTTACTGCTTTGAAAGCGTATTGGTATTACAAGAAGTTCCGCACCGATTTTCGTTTGAATCGGCTTGACCTGGCAATCTGCTCATACTATTTCTGATGCTGTGTCCGAATGAGGCAGAGGCATATGCAGACAGACCATTCAAATCCCGATATCGAGAGTTTCCGACCTGCAAAGATCTCCCGCTCATACGTGCTCGTCCTGACTCTTTGCTTGCTTGCTCTGGCGCTTATTGTTCAGTGGCCGGGTCTCAAAGCGCCGATGGTGTATGATTCCCGTGTGTTCATTGCAGAAAAGGCCGAGGTCTTCTCACAAGAGGGGGTGAGTGGTGTAGTAGCTCTCTATCCGGGGCGAGCTTTGGCAATGGCTTCATTCTACCTGAATTATGTTTCTACCGGAATGGACCCGACCTTTTTCAGGCTCGTGAACATTTGCCTTCTCGCAGGCTGCGGAATTGCCGTCTTTGTGCTCGTGTTCATGCTTCTTTCGATCCGGAATGCTCCTGCTGATGAAGATGTTTCGCTTTCCCTTACCGTGGCGACACTTCTGGCTGTTCTATATCTGATTCATCCACTTCAAACGTTCTTATCTTTGTACATCTATCAACGTATGGCACTTATGTCTTCGCTGTGTTTTCTATTCGCTATCGCCCTGTACATTGCTGCTCGCACGGGAAGAATGAGCTCTCCATACGCGGGATACTTCGCTGCATTCCTTTTGTACCAGATCGGAATGTTCAGTAAGCCGAATATCTTCACTCTACCGCTTGTTCTCCTTCTTGCTGAAATTGCTTTCTTCCGGACGGGGTTGAAAGCGTTATGCAAATTGGCAATCATATTCCTGATCGCGAGCATCCCGTACTTCGCAGTTATGAAGATATTCGTGCCTTCTCCCGAAGGTATTTCAGCTCCCGGAACCGGGTTCGTAGCATCACTCGCGGCATACTATGTAGACAGCGGGATCACCGTAAAAGAACAGGCTTTGACCAACTGTCGCGTGCTCTTCTCGTATCTTTCCACTATCTTTGTCCCTACACCTTCGAATGTGCAGTTGCTTCAGGTGCAGATTATCTCCCGTTCCTTACTTGACCCGCCTTCTACTCTTCCGGCATTTCTGGGAGTGCTTATTCTCGGCGGTTTCGGCCTTCTGGCGCTCAAATTACGGCCGTTGACCGGCTT
The sequence above is a segment of the Desulfomonile tiedjei DSM 6799 genome. Coding sequences within it:
- a CDS encoding IS4 family transposase, giving the protein MTFILSIAASGKGKGVDMKSGEFFRHARILGLWPDAEAIHRSALTKARKKVDWRIFRQILDDAVGLAYECWPKSPKDEWHGMSTHAIDGSDYTLPAADELRAEFDPESGLGQAGKGHYPQCLVCTLYDVFRRLPIARTVVPVNSSERDQAKHLLPLVPEGSVLLLDRGYPGYEFLSYLLDKFKGYFVIRCPATSTFATVKEFIRSGKSEAEIVIPPTSNYLSQVTAEQRKAAKPIRVRVIRLSNPDGTLSVLLTNLYDKVEFPRQEITDLYFRRWEIESYFRDEKIGLEIEKFHGKTCNSVLQELFAAAIMAVISRTLMAISTQLLGGELGEPQFKNAVMTLASEAAVLAADDPERAIEIFQDILKEIYRVKYYRPNSQRPPQPRVNKQSKNKWLYRRYKNVPAA
- a CDS encoding polysaccharide biosynthesis/export family protein; translated protein: MPSPFRPSPGPQKTPQAYDLAQAFDIACRNYRLGPGDNLRVLFQTEWSIPRGTYTLDTLDEIEVEFILDPALNRKAVIRPDGMITLPGIGEVQAAGVTPDHLAKIISEKYQETEIFGKEDDRQLKQYKLVTVHVLSFYQKVKRLVESLTTLTGGQQLTVVVNPDGNIDLPLLEQRILAAGSTVREVEKTVNTLYRRGPLQHVVASVSLQEGKSRKVYVMGEVTRPGAYDITQPITALHAIALAGGHNSRTADLTSVILVSKDIYGKPIGRRLDLKKILDVGDMGSAIMVKPYDVLFVPNTYVADLRLFMEQYILTITDFATLRNLINQ
- a CDS encoding tetratricopeptide repeat protein, with the protein product MQTDHSNPDIESFRPAKISRSYVLVLTLCLLALALIVQWPGLKAPMVYDSRVFIAEKAEVFSQEGVSGVVALYPGRALAMASFYLNYVSTGMDPTFFRLVNICLLAGCGIAVFVLVFMLLSIRNAPADEDVSLSLTVATLLAVLYLIHPLQTFLSLYIYQRMALMSSLCFLFAIALYIAARTGRMSSPYAGYFAAFLLYQIGMFSKPNIFTLPLVLLLAEIAFFRTGLKALCKLAIIFLIASIPYFAVMKIFVPSPEGISAPGTGFVASLAAYYVDSGITVKEQALTNCRVLFSYLSTIFVPTPSNVQLLQVQIISRSLLDPPSTLPAFLGVLILGGFGLLALKLRPLTGFGITFFLVTIIPESFLVPQYLYAGYRPVLPMVGLIFVAADVIGIAALKLKDRVGTRVAAKTVALVLVPLVCFFGAVTSIKATLWSNQLLFWKQSLEKFPPYGTHVEKKAYLDTLLNIGDAYCEVGRWKNAVHHYQQALEIQPNFATLHNNLGFALHEAGETELALEHLHKAMELNPQMPDAFNNAGLVFFRLGNTQKAIDYFTRAIELHPGFVPAYANLGSALIQANRIPDAIRILSKALQLDPYSAQTHNNLGFAYYRSGDSPKAVEHFRKTLEIEPGFQEARENMTRALQKK